AATTACAACAGGCCACATATGGCAAGTTTCATTTGGGTATGATTCTAACCCCACCCCTCGACCCAATCATCAATGCGATTTCGGGGCGTACCAAAATGTTGAAAGAGCGGGTAGCGGTCGACAGAAAGTATGCCCAGACCCAGCGGGTACAGCAGAGTATTGTCGACTCATTGTTTATTGATACCCTGAAAATTCCGAAAGAACGCATTGCCGATTTTATGTATTTCTGTGAGGCCGATCCCAATTTTGACGGGGTGGTTAACTCTGGCGACCAATTGAGGGTGTGGCAATTTATGATCGACAAAAGTGAGGCATATAGGGAAAACAATGGTTTGGAGTAGGGAAGTTTGATGTTAGATATAAGACGTGAGATGTTAGATGATAGGTGAAGGTTTATGGTTTATTGTACTTGTTTTAGAAACCCTAAATTCCAAGCACCAAATCCCAAATCCCAAGTTTTTAAAAACATGATACCAAAACCTGAAACCTGAAACCTGAAACCTGAAACAACAGAAACCTGAAATCCGTAAGAAGATCGGCACGTGGTTTGTTTATTTTTGATGGATAAAAAAAGAAAAATGAAAATTTTGAAAAGTGCACCATTGGTGTTGACAGTACTGTTCTTGACCTCTATGACCGTGGCACACAAATTCTACGTCAGCGTCACCAATGTCAATTATTCCGAAGAAGAAGATGCACTACAGATAACCAGTCGCATCTTTATCGATGACCTAGAGCGTGTTTTAGAAGAGCGGTATGATGTAGATCCTGAGCTGGCCACAAAAAAGGAAGCAGATTTTGCCGATGCGTATATAGAAAAATACCTCAGGGCCAAGTTTTCTGTGTTATTGGACAACAAGCCGGTTTCCTTTAATTTCTTGGGGAAACGGTACGATAATGATGTTATTATCTGCTATTTGGAGGTACTGGATGTCAACCTTGCTGAACGGTCTTCCATTGCCGTGCAGAACGAGGTGCTTACCGATTTGTTTGAAGAACAGCAGAACGTGGTGCACATCAAATGGATGGGCAAAAAGAAGAGCTTTGTGCTCATCAAAGAGAATAATAAAGGAATGTTAAATTTGTGATTCCAGCTTAAGGATCTGTTAAAAATGAATTATTTTTCACAGCTATAAAATCCAGATATAAAATGATGAAATTCAAGTACTATTTTGCTTCTGTTTTATTTCTTTTTGCGGCCACTTTGGTTGCCCAAGAAGAGGAGAAGAAAGAAGAACGAAAACCGGGTCATTACAACCAGAGCAGGTTTAAACAGCTCTATGAAGAGTTTTCGACCCCGAATACCTATCGCTCGGCAACGGGCAAACCCGGCCCGGATTATTACCAAAACCAGGCCGATTATGTAATGGACATCGAGCTCGATGACAAAAACGCCAAGATTTATGGTGAAGAAACCATTACCTACCACAACAATTCGCCAGATGACCTTGAGTTTCTTTGGGTGCAGCTAGACCAGAACGTACGGGCCAAAGACTCAAAATCGCCTCTCAGAAATGGTGGAGGGGTGCCATTGGCCTACAGAACCAGCTCATTTGCCAGTGAGTATATGACCGAGCCTTTTGATGGTGGTTTCAACATCGAATATGTCAAAGATGCCAATGGCAGGCCGTTGCCATATACCATAAACCAAACCATGATGCGGGTCGATATTCCCCAACCATTGAAAAGCGGTGAAAAGGTTTCATTTTCCATCAAATGGTGGTACAACATTCCTGACCATACGGTAAACCGCGCGCGTTCGGGCTACGAATATTTTCCAAAGGACGGCAATCGGGCCTATGTGATTGCCCAGTTCTTTCCAAGAATGGCCGTTTACAACGATGTGGAAGGATGGCAGAACCACCAGTTCTGGGGCAGTGGCGAGTTTGCACTGCCGTTCGGCAATTACGAGGTGAACATCACCGTGCCCGCAGATCACGTGCTGGATGCCACCGGCGTACTGCAGAACCGTAAAGAGGTATACACCAAAGAAATGATGAAGCGTTACGAGCAGGCCAAGAAGTCTTATGACAAGCCGGTACTCATCGTAACGCAAGCAGAAGCAGAAGCAGCCGAAAAAGACTTCTCTGAGAAGAAAAAGACATGGAAGTTCAAG
This portion of the Flagellimonas lutaonensis genome encodes:
- a CDS encoding DUF6702 family protein — translated: MKILKSAPLVLTVLFLTSMTVAHKFYVSVTNVNYSEEEDALQITSRIFIDDLERVLEERYDVDPELATKKEADFADAYIEKYLRAKFSVLLDNKPVSFNFLGKRYDNDVIICYLEVLDVNLAERSSIAVQNEVLTDLFEEQQNVVHIKWMGKKKSFVLIKENNKGMLNL